In the Campylobacter sp. RM6914 genome, one interval contains:
- the modD gene encoding ModD protein, which yields MISDAKIWEYIHSDLPLNDLTTSLCEGKERPAKLEIFTRERIVLSNTATAIRIAEFLECKDVNTGKDGEIYKAKEPIFNASGSFENLHKAWKLIQILFEYSCKISTHTADMVALCKDASPYCQVQTTRKNFPFAKEFCLNAVISGGGRIHRANLSDSVLFFANHIKAYKSFENFCEHIADFKTNLPEKKIMIECENLSEFQTLLHYKPDVIQCDKFSPSQLSKAIELKNKTNSSIIVTAAGGINLKNCKEFAKTGINAVITSAPYTQGTADLTGKISFI from the coding sequence ATGATAAGTGACGCAAAAATTTGGGAGTATATCCACTCCGATCTCCCATTAAACGATCTTACGACCTCACTTTGCGAGGGTAAAGAGCGCCCTGCTAAACTTGAAATTTTTACACGTGAGCGAATTGTTTTAAGCAACACAGCCACAGCAATACGCATAGCAGAATTTCTTGAATGCAAAGATGTAAACACAGGAAAAGACGGTGAAATTTATAAAGCAAAAGAGCCGATATTTAACGCGAGCGGTAGCTTTGAAAATTTACATAAAGCATGGAAGCTGATACAAATTTTATTTGAATACTCGTGTAAAATTTCAACACATACTGCAGACATGGTAGCTTTATGTAAGGACGCTAGCCCGTATTGTCAAGTCCAAACCACGCGAAAAAACTTTCCTTTTGCAAAAGAATTTTGCCTAAATGCCGTTATAAGCGGCGGTGGACGCATACATAGGGCAAACCTTAGCGACAGCGTGCTATTTTTCGCAAACCATATCAAGGCTTACAAAAGTTTTGAAAATTTCTGCGAACATATAGCCGACTTTAAAACCAATCTGCCAGAAAAAAAGATAATGATAGAGTGTGAAAATTTAAGCGAATTTCAGACGCTTTTGCATTACAAGCCGGACGTTATCCAGTGTGATAAATTTAGCCCATCGCAACTTAGTAAAGCCATAGAGCTTAAAAATAAAACAAATTCAAGCATCATAGTAACTGCAGCAGGAGGTATAAATTTAAAAAACTGCAAGGAGTTTGCAAAGACAGGCATAAATGCGGTAATAACATCGGCACCATACACTCAAGGCACAGCCGATCTTACAGGTAAAATTTCATTTATATAG
- a CDS encoding helicase, producing the protein MQNKILNGSLLNLETQRKVAKVGLGVSLGVVTLSAFGMKNKTIKALHIISGVALVGFSIYHHGLYNNGFAQKIITQQSKKRKKIALSTK; encoded by the coding sequence TTGCAAAATAAAATTTTAAACGGCTCATTACTAAATCTTGAGACTCAAAGAAAAGTCGCAAAAGTCGGCCTTGGTGTGTCACTTGGAGTGGTTACATTAAGTGCGTTTGGCATGAAAAACAAAACTATAAAAGCGCTACATATCATATCAGGCGTAGCACTTGTCGGCTTTAGCATATATCATCACGGACTTTACAATAATGGTTTTGCGCAAAAAATTATAACCCAACAGTCCAAAAAACGTAAGAAAATAGCCCTTAGCACAAAATGA
- a CDS encoding heavy metal translocating P-type ATPase — protein MSKQSLKHKNNLRIAHHCGNRIRIICDELNNRSDVSVIEANIGEHKGVKSVRVNKYAKSIVVEYFGDLDEILNFIQNLKIPKKPKDTSLPSKVEIYKSGAVMAISPLISSNYTKTALGLYASSANLLQGVKELKEEGVTSKVLESMAVGVSLARGDHLAANSTNFMLNLGEYMEESTSHRSDDLIKELARPNIEEVWIEIRQEDGSLGLKKVKTQKLKKGDIVVVGAGESIGIDGYIVDGNASVNQVSMTGEAEPIARSRGDRVMSGTVVEDGRIKIWAENVGDETATARIKEYIQSSLNEKSSVGLKATKLADKLVPVTLSLAGVSYLINRDMNSVASVLQADYSCALKLATPVAFKSSISKAGRNGILIKGAKAIEALNLADTFVFDKTGTLTHGRLSVVKIFSFKKNLSEEDILNLTASAEEHYFHPVAEAIVEAANKRGFHHIHHDEVEFIVAHGVKTSMDKKEVVIGSRHFLEDDEGISFAGQDKVIQDALNKGLTLLYVGYDKELVGVIAMKDDMRENAKATLDKLRTLGVKEIIMLSGDIKAKAQEVAKELGCDRVYAECLPTDKAKIIEELKAEGKNVAFIGDGINDAPSLTKANVGISMHKGADIAKATADISLLKDDIASVAIAKELSVKTMKLIGSNFNSTVGINTAILVAATFGILNPIATAILHNGTTIWLLLNSMKGVKFAK, from the coding sequence ATGTCAAAGCAGAGCTTGAAGCACAAAAATAATCTACGTATCGCACATCACTGCGGTAACCGAATTCGTATTATCTGTGACGAGCTAAACAACCGAAGCGACGTAAGTGTCATAGAGGCTAATATCGGCGAGCACAAAGGCGTAAAAAGCGTGCGCGTAAACAAATACGCAAAAAGTATCGTTGTAGAGTATTTTGGCGATCTTGATGAAATTTTAAATTTCATACAAAATTTAAAGATCCCAAAAAAGCCAAAAGACACTTCCTTGCCAAGTAAGGTCGAGATATACAAGTCAGGTGCCGTAATGGCGATAAGTCCGCTCATCTCTAGCAATTACACAAAAACTGCGTTGGGACTTTATGCAAGTAGTGCGAATTTACTACAAGGCGTAAAAGAACTAAAAGAAGAGGGAGTAACATCTAAAGTTCTTGAGTCTATGGCTGTTGGCGTTAGCCTTGCAAGAGGCGACCATCTAGCCGCAAACAGCACAAATTTCATGTTAAATTTAGGCGAATACATGGAAGAAAGTACCTCTCATAGAAGCGATGATCTCATAAAAGAGCTTGCAAGACCAAATATCGAAGAGGTTTGGATAGAAATTCGCCAAGAAGACGGCAGCCTAGGACTTAAAAAAGTAAAAACCCAAAAACTTAAAAAAGGCGACATAGTAGTTGTCGGCGCAGGAGAGAGCATAGGCATAGACGGATATATAGTTGACGGAAATGCTAGTGTAAATCAAGTCTCAATGACCGGAGAGGCAGAGCCTATCGCTAGATCAAGAGGCGACCGCGTCATGAGCGGGACTGTCGTCGAAGATGGCCGGATCAAAATTTGGGCTGAAAATGTTGGCGACGAAACAGCTACGGCCCGTATCAAAGAATACATCCAAAGCTCATTAAACGAAAAATCAAGCGTCGGGCTAAAAGCTACAAAACTGGCCGACAAACTAGTGCCGGTCACTCTATCTTTAGCTGGTGTGTCCTATCTGATAAACCGCGATATGAACAGTGTCGCAAGCGTGCTTCAAGCAGACTACTCTTGTGCGCTTAAGCTAGCAACTCCGGTGGCTTTTAAGTCAAGTATCTCAAAGGCCGGAAGAAACGGGATTTTAATCAAAGGCGCGAAGGCGATCGAAGCTTTAAATTTGGCAGATACTTTTGTGTTTGATAAAACAGGAACTCTAACCCATGGAAGACTTAGCGTGGTCAAGATATTTTCGTTCAAGAAAAATTTAAGCGAAGAAGATATCTTAAATTTAACCGCAAGCGCCGAAGAGCACTACTTCCACCCTGTAGCAGAGGCGATCGTAGAAGCCGCCAATAAACGCGGTTTTCATCATATACATCACGATGAGGTCGAATTTATCGTTGCACACGGCGTCAAAACATCCATGGATAAAAAAGAGGTCGTTATCGGTTCAAGACACTTTTTAGAAGATGACGAAGGTATAAGCTTTGCCGGGCAAGATAAAGTCATACAAGATGCACTAAACAAAGGACTAACCCTACTTTATGTCGGATACGACAAAGAACTAGTCGGCGTTATCGCGATGAAAGATGATATGCGAGAAAACGCAAAAGCCACATTAGACAAGCTAAGAACTCTTGGTGTAAAAGAGATTATTATGTTAAGCGGAGACATAAAAGCAAAAGCTCAAGAGGTTGCTAAAGAGCTTGGTTGTGACCGTGTATACGCAGAATGTTTGCCAACGGATAAAGCAAAGATAATAGAAGAACTAAAAGCCGAAGGTAAAAATGTTGCATTTATAGGAGATGGCATCAACGATGCACCAAGTCTAACAAAAGCAAACGTAGGCATAAGTATGCACAAGGGTGCAGACATAGCAAAGGCAACTGCTGATATAAGCCTACTTAAGGACGATATAGCAAGTGTTGCTATCGCCAAAGAGTTGTCTGTAAAAACAATGAAGCTAATCGGCTCAAATTTTAACTCAACCGTTGGTATAAATACCGCCATCCTAGTAGCAGCAACATTTGGCATACTAAACCCTATCGCAACCGCAATACTGCACAACGGAACTACGATCTGGCTACTTTTAAATTCAATGAAAGGTGTAAAATTTGCAAAATAA
- a CDS encoding YtxH domain-containing protein, producing the protein MKNPYIDNQEIQVQVTTPPQNGVDKAINEAAKELPFVPENFNAAGFIKGLLIGGVAAYVLTNPKAQERLFKAIIKGGELVNAGIEELKERFEDVKAELEAQK; encoded by the coding sequence ATGAAAAATCCATATATCGACAACCAAGAAATTCAAGTTCAAGTAACTACACCTCCCCAAAACGGAGTAGATAAAGCCATAAACGAAGCAGCCAAAGAACTACCTTTTGTTCCTGAAAATTTTAATGCCGCAGGCTTTATAAAAGGACTACTTATCGGCGGCGTAGCAGCTTATGTACTTACTAATCCCAAAGCACAAGAGCGCCTTTTTAAAGCTATCATAAAAGGCGGAGAGCTTGTAAATGCCGGCATAGAAGAGCTAAAAGAGCGGTTTGAAGATGTCAAAGCAGAGCTTGAAGCACAAAAATAA
- a CDS encoding ferritin-like domain-containing protein, with the protein MHNDFLDAAYLSEKNAQILYEILNEFDDVFREIYALRQNAITLIQTYAKVKKLKLNEDETQNAFLKPTCAQDAFICALNYEIQLNKMYENFCENLDDDELKDLFFRLWATSNNEYIVALKAKLSKTMSSDKDDQNNIKNLIQNLQEKGYEGVINEYQENFAKISNDLQDIISGKADKAQMMKILNNPNFSFFSGLALGALGISIVGKNLEPKDK; encoded by the coding sequence GTGCATAACGACTTTTTGGACGCAGCGTATTTAAGCGAAAAAAATGCTCAAATTTTATATGAAATTTTAAACGAATTTGATGATGTTTTTAGAGAAATTTACGCCCTAAGACAAAATGCCATAACCCTTATACAAACATATGCCAAGGTTAAAAAGCTTAAGCTAAACGAAGATGAGACGCAAAATGCGTTTTTAAAACCGACTTGCGCCCAGGATGCATTTATATGTGCGTTAAATTATGAAATTCAACTAAATAAAATGTATGAAAATTTCTGTGAAAATTTAGACGATGATGAGCTAAAAGATCTATTTTTTAGACTTTGGGCTACATCAAATAACGAATACATCGTCGCCCTAAAAGCAAAACTTTCTAAGACCATGTCTAGCGACAAAGATGATCAAAATAATATAAAAAATTTAATACAAAATTTACAAGAAAAAGGCTATGAGGGTGTTATAAACGAATACCAAGAAAATTTCGCTAAAATAAGCAACGATCTGCAAGATATCATAAGTGGCAAAGCCGATAAAGCCCAGATGATGAAAATTTTAAATAATCCGAATTTTTCGTTTTTTAGCGGTCTTGCACTAGGCGCTCTTGGTATCTCCATAGTCGGTAAAAATTTAGAACCAAAGGATAAATAA
- a CDS encoding HMA2 domain-containing protein, translating to MDINLEILMQISSYFSKIAHTPGRLRVRVDPKIKDLSQSINLGELDSVIAKINGIKNVKFNKIIGSVTIEYDNEIFPKILWDDLLEGQNLDQISVKINNIAKEVYCA from the coding sequence ATGGATATAAATTTAGAAATTTTAATGCAAATATCAAGCTATTTTAGCAAGATAGCTCACACTCCGGGTCGCCTTAGAGTTAGGGTTGATCCAAAGATCAAGGACCTTTCGCAAAGCATAAATTTAGGTGAACTTGACAGTGTTATAGCAAAGATAAACGGCATAAAAAACGTCAAATTTAACAAGATCATCGGCTCTGTAACGATCGAGTATGACAATGAAATTTTCCCTAAAATTTTATGGGACGATCTTCTTGAGGGACAAAATTTAGACCAAATTTCAGTCAAGATAAACAACATCGCAAAAGAGGTGTATTGTGCATAA
- a CDS encoding Fur family transcriptional regulator, whose amino-acid sequence MENFENFYKNLSHFMSEFNHKNSYAKEKILLILYHASSHLSAADIKDEFLKRHKQNISMPSIYALLNFLSECNLTNVYDDNGVRKFELNLTAHHDHLICERCGKVKSFRDDFIEDAQDKICKDKNFTCISHSMILYGICDECLKNNFS is encoded by the coding sequence ATGGAAAACTTTGAAAATTTTTATAAAAATTTATCACATTTTATGAGTGAGTTTAACCATAAAAATTCATACGCAAAAGAGAAAATTTTACTTATTTTATATCATGCCTCATCGCATTTAAGCGCAGCCGATATAAAAGACGAATTTCTTAAAAGACACAAACAAAACATCTCCATGCCAAGCATCTATGCTTTACTAAATTTCTTAAGCGAGTGTAACCTTACAAACGTATATGACGACAACGGCGTAAGAAAATTTGAGTTAAATTTAACCGCACATCACGATCATCTTATCTGTGAAAGATGTGGAAAAGTTAAAAGCTTTAGAGATGATTTTATAGAAGACGCTCAGGATAAAATTTGTAAAGATAAAAATTTCACTTGCATATCGCACTCGATGATACTTTATGGAATATGTGATGAGTGTCTGAAAAACAATTTCTCATAA
- a CDS encoding lipid-binding SYLF domain-containing protein produces the protein MRKILLMLAFFATILSADIVQNQKVKRAINVLNDFIIENKDQNLLKDASAIAIFTDLTKGGAGVSVINGKGIFVAKNDDGQISSPFFVDFSGIELGATLGLSSVDLIIVYKNSRSYHKIFENNYRISLSTQATMINNASGGAITTNAPEFFAYARESSNSRGIYLGVGIQISHMGINRQDTIDYYDRIYDYEDIYNNSPKASKYTKKLQELARQSFKG, from the coding sequence ATGCGTAAAATTCTACTCATGTTGGCATTTTTTGCCACTATTTTATCGGCCGATATTGTGCAAAACCAAAAAGTAAAACGCGCCATAAACGTCCTAAATGACTTTATCATAGAAAATAAAGATCAAAATTTATTAAAAGACGCTAGCGCGATAGCGATATTTACAGATCTTACCAAGGGTGGAGCCGGAGTTAGCGTTATAAATGGCAAAGGTATCTTTGTGGCTAAAAATGATGACGGTCAAATTTCAAGTCCGTTTTTTGTGGATTTTTCAGGAATTGAGCTTGGTGCAACCCTTGGATTAAGCTCTGTTGATCTTATCATCGTTTACAAAAACTCTCGCAGCTATCATAAAATTTTTGAAAATAACTATAGAATTTCCCTAAGCACACAAGCAACGATGATAAATAACGCAAGCGGAGGCGCTATAACCACAAATGCCCCTGAATTTTTTGCTTACGCAAGAGAGTCATCTAACTCAAGAGGAATTTATCTTGGAGTTGGAATTCAAATTTCACATATGGGCATAAACAGACAAGATACGATAGATTATTACGATAGGATATACGACTACGAAGATATTTATAACAACAGCCCAAAAGCTAGTAAATACACAAAGAAGTTGCAAGAACTAGCTAGGCAAAGTTTTAAAGGTTAG
- a CDS encoding molybdopterin oxidoreductase family protein — MKSGGKVICPYCGTGCEVELFVENNVIKAAVGVEDNPVNEGSLCLKGSYGWDYVGSPDRLVKPLIRKKDGVFSKDGDLVEAEWDEALDLVSNKIKEVVAKHGADALAGNFSARCTLEDNYVAQKLMRILGTNNVDHCARIUHAPTVAGLAKTIGNGAATNSFTEIGIYSNCVLMIGSNPENGHPIAAMHIQRALNRGAKLIVIDPIKTEFANRADVHLQLEPEHNIPVINSMIYTIIEENLVNQEFVKNHTNGFKYLKEAVKDYAPEVVAKYTRLNADDIRKAARIYATVKPAVITHGMGVTHFNHGVGGVCDVSNLFLITGNICELGTGDLPLRGQENVQGCCDMGVLPNVYPNLGQVTDQAAREWFESKWHLPKGHLSAKIGIHKTEVPDAIINGQVKFFWTIGENPVISEPNTNHFLKGISMVEMYVVQDIFLTETSRKADVVFPGVASSEKEGLYANAERRVQHNDAVITPPGDARQDWWIVCELARRLGLGEHFTYQSPEQIWEEVRRIDPRRYGGMSYYRIKKHHGLHWPCPDENSLGGQSLYLDKKFFTPDGRGNFVPCLFVDSIKDIEPAKAEFAKKHAMPENYPVMAGCVDEKTDEKYPIQLLTTRKVYQYTVGTMTRRSRAIEEGGDSIGPIAEMSAALAARYGISHGDFIKAWSRYGYIVVKADITDCVPDGIIQMTFHYWESSCNELTSSGWDFISKTPTFKAAIEIKKIDEEEFLRVRELKREKFQTNKIIFDDFHHYPMTF, encoded by the coding sequence ATGAAAAGTGGTGGTAAAGTCATTTGCCCGTATTGCGGAACCGGCTGCGAGGTGGAATTGTTTGTCGAAAACAACGTGATAAAAGCAGCCGTTGGCGTTGAGGATAACCCCGTAAACGAAGGAAGTCTCTGTTTAAAAGGTAGCTACGGCTGGGACTATGTAGGCTCTCCAGACCGACTAGTAAAACCATTGATCCGTAAAAAAGACGGAGTGTTTAGCAAAGACGGCGATCTAGTAGAGGCAGAGTGGGACGAAGCGCTTGATCTTGTCTCAAACAAGATAAAAGAGGTGGTTGCCAAACATGGCGCTGATGCTTTAGCGGGAAATTTTTCTGCACGTTGCACCTTGGAAGATAACTACGTTGCACAAAAATTAATGAGAATTTTAGGGACAAACAACGTCGATCACTGTGCTAGAATTTGACACGCTCCGACTGTGGCAGGTCTTGCCAAAACTATCGGTAACGGAGCGGCTACAAATAGCTTTACGGAAATTGGCATTTATAGCAATTGCGTGCTTATGATAGGCTCAAACCCTGAAAACGGACACCCAATTGCTGCCATGCACATACAACGCGCTTTAAATCGTGGCGCAAAACTCATCGTGATAGACCCGATAAAAACAGAATTTGCAAATCGTGCCGATGTGCATTTACAACTCGAACCTGAGCATAATATACCTGTTATAAATTCCATGATCTATACGATAATAGAAGAAAATTTAGTAAATCAAGAATTTGTAAAAAACCATACAAATGGCTTTAAATACCTAAAAGAGGCGGTAAAAGACTACGCTCCCGAGGTTGTAGCTAAATATACCCGCCTAAATGCCGACGATATAAGAAAAGCAGCTAGAATTTATGCCACCGTAAAACCTGCTGTCATCACTCACGGCATGGGAGTTACTCACTTTAACCACGGAGTAGGCGGGGTTTGCGATGTGTCAAATTTATTTTTGATCACGGGAAATATCTGCGAGCTAGGCACCGGCGACTTGCCTTTAAGAGGACAGGAGAATGTTCAAGGCTGTTGCGATATGGGTGTGCTTCCAAATGTTTATCCAAATTTAGGTCAAGTAACAGACCAAGCTGCTAGGGAGTGGTTTGAGAGCAAGTGGCATTTACCAAAGGGCCATCTAAGTGCAAAAATAGGCATACACAAGACAGAAGTTCCTGACGCCATTATAAATGGTCAGGTTAAATTTTTCTGGACAATAGGTGAAAATCCCGTCATCTCAGAGCCAAATACTAACCATTTTTTAAAAGGGATTTCTATGGTGGAGATGTATGTGGTGCAAGATATCTTCTTGACTGAAACTTCACGCAAGGCCGACGTGGTATTTCCTGGTGTTGCAAGCAGTGAGAAAGAAGGGCTTTATGCAAACGCAGAGCGAAGAGTTCAGCATAATGACGCTGTTATCACACCTCCAGGAGATGCGCGTCAAGACTGGTGGATAGTGTGTGAATTAGCCAGGCGGCTCGGACTAGGAGAGCACTTTACATATCAGTCTCCTGAGCAAATTTGGGAAGAGGTTCGCAGGATAGATCCTAGAAGATACGGCGGCATGAGCTACTATCGTATCAAAAAACATCACGGGCTTCACTGGCCTTGTCCTGATGAAAATAGTCTTGGTGGACAAAGCTTGTATCTTGATAAAAAATTCTTTACTCCAGATGGCAGAGGAAATTTTGTTCCTTGCTTGTTTGTTGATAGCATCAAAGATATTGAGCCTGCAAAAGCAGAATTTGCTAAAAAGCACGCAATGCCTGAAAACTATCCTGTTATGGCCGGATGTGTTGATGAAAAGACAGACGAGAAGTATCCTATCCAGCTACTTACTACAAGAAAGGTTTATCAATACACCGTAGGAACGATGACTCGTCGTTCTCGTGCGATAGAAGAGGGCGGAGATAGTATTGGTCCGATAGCTGAAATGAGTGCCGCGCTGGCAGCTCGTTACGGTATATCGCATGGGGATTTTATCAAGGCTTGGAGTAGATATGGTTATATCGTTGTAAAAGCCGATATAACCGACTGCGTGCCTGACGGTATCATACAGATGACCTTTCACTACTGGGAGAGCTCTTGTAACGAGCTAACAAGCTCCGGCTGGGACTTTATCTCCAAGACGCCGACATTTAAAGCTGCGATCGAGATCAAAAAGATAGATGAGGAGGAATTTTTACGCGTGCGTGAGTTAAAGCGTGAGAAATTTCAAACAAACAAGATCATATTTGATGACTTCCATCATTATCCTATGACGTTTTAA
- a CDS encoding trimeric intracellular cation channel family protein, translating to MEIISIIEYIGIASAALSGYLFGVKKGCDWLGVFLAAFLTALGGGILRDMLVSRAIYSFTHYMPMIIVILVLVVANFTNLHKKRDKLEKKFIFIFADAIDVICFSIVGAMVAVEYGHNVFGVGLMAFFNGVGGGILRDILLNEVPWFLTTGLYGTISLCVGISYYLLYLAGFTGVFFVLCLLALGITIRMFAYYNGWRLPPLKD from the coding sequence ATGGAAATAATCTCAATCATAGAGTATATAGGTATCGCATCTGCGGCACTCAGCGGTTATTTGTTCGGAGTAAAGAAGGGTTGTGACTGGCTTGGCGTTTTTTTGGCGGCATTTTTAACTGCACTTGGCGGCGGTATTCTTCGTGATATGCTTGTTAGTAGGGCGATTTATAGTTTTACGCATTATATGCCCATGATTATTGTTATTTTGGTGCTTGTAGTGGCAAATTTTACGAATTTACACAAAAAACGTGATAAATTGGAGAAAAAATTTATATTTATATTTGCCGACGCTATAGATGTGATATGCTTTTCTATAGTAGGAGCTATGGTTGCTGTCGAATACGGTCATAACGTGTTTGGCGTAGGGCTTATGGCATTTTTTAACGGCGTAGGCGGAGGAATTTTACGCGATATTTTACTAAATGAGGTGCCTTGGTTTTTAACTACGGGGCTTTACGGGACGATTAGTCTTTGTGTCGGCATTAGCTATTATCTGCTTTATTTGGCAGGTTTTACAGGGGTGTTTTTCGTGCTGTGCTTGCTTGCGCTTGGTATTACTATACGAATGTTTGCATACTATAATGGTTGGCGTTTGCCGCCGCTAAAGGATTAA
- a CDS encoding acetylornithine transaminase has product MYLMDTYARFDVGFERGEGATLFDEDGNDYVDFASGIGVNALGYAHKKIVRAITKQAKNLLHTSNIYHIKPQERLAKEISKQIGYKTYTFFCNSGAEANECAIKLARKYGATHFKEKKFEIISLGNSFHGRTLATLQATGQDKFHPEIFAPYMEGFKFYSTIEDVIKNINDNTVAVMIELVQGEGGIKALDKDEVKRLAKELKKRELLLITDEVQCGVYRTGEFITSKLYDIKPDVITFAKGLGGGVGIGACVSKKSIFTPGDHGSTFGGNFLATSVGLATLKELKALKKDGEMDKISAEFNEHLDEVVKKNGKIFEQKQGLGMMLGLELKDGIDLAKIISLALKNRVLVLRSGVKTLRFLPPLNISKKEMKEGFARLQKALDEYQA; this is encoded by the coding sequence ATGTATTTAATGGACACTTACGCTAGATTTGATGTAGGTTTTGAGAGAGGAGAGGGTGCTACTCTTTTTGATGAAGATGGTAATGATTATGTTGATTTTGCTTCGGGTATAGGTGTAAATGCGTTAGGCTACGCTCATAAAAAAATAGTAAGAGCAATTACTAAGCAGGCTAAAAATTTACTTCACACTTCAAATATATATCACATCAAGCCGCAAGAGCGTTTAGCCAAGGAAATTTCAAAGCAAATCGGCTATAAAACATACACTTTTTTTTGTAACTCAGGCGCAGAAGCTAATGAGTGTGCGATCAAATTAGCTAGAAAGTATGGTGCAACTCATTTTAAAGAGAAGAAATTTGAGATTATTTCTTTAGGAAATTCATTTCATGGACGGACATTAGCTACACTTCAAGCAACCGGACAGGATAAATTTCATCCTGAAATTTTCGCTCCTTATATGGAGGGATTTAAATTTTACTCAACGATTGAAGATGTTATAAAAAATATAAATGATAATACCGTAGCTGTAATGATAGAGTTGGTTCAAGGCGAAGGTGGCATAAAAGCTCTTGACAAAGATGAGGTAAAACGTCTTGCAAAAGAGCTTAAAAAACGCGAACTTTTACTTATAACCGATGAGGTTCAATGCGGTGTTTATAGAACCGGCGAGTTTATCACAAGTAAGCTTTATGACATAAAACCGGATGTTATAACCTTTGCAAAAGGACTTGGCGGCGGAGTTGGTATAGGGGCCTGCGTTAGTAAAAAAAGTATATTCACACCAGGCGATCACGGCTCTACATTTGGCGGAAATTTCCTAGCTACTTCGGTAGGACTTGCGACTTTAAAAGAACTAAAGGCATTAAAAAAAGATGGCGAAATGGATAAAATTTCAGCTGAATTTAACGAACATCTGGATGAAGTTGTAAAGAAAAACGGTAAAATTTTTGAGCAAAAACAAGGTCTTGGCATGATGCTGGGTCTTGAGCTAAAAGATGGTATCGATCTTGCTAAAATTATCTCTCTTGCACTTAAAAACCGTGTTTTGGTACTTCGATCAGGAGTTAAAACGCTTAGGTTTTTACCGCCTTTAAATATAAGCAAAAAAGAGATGAAAGAGGGTTTTGCTAGACTACAAAAAGCGCTTGATGAGTATCAAGCCTAA
- the ybaK gene encoding Cys-tRNA(Pro) deacylase: MIHKTNAARILDKFKIPYKIIEYEVDESDLSAVHVANVAAQPIEKIYKTIVCVCEPKNYIIACIQGDLELNLKSLAQAAGVKRCELVNLRDLEKITGYIRGGCSPIGMKKQFATFIDDRAINLQEIYISAGVRGKQLMLNPLDLAKICDAKFQSIARSARE; the protein is encoded by the coding sequence ATGATACATAAAACAAATGCCGCACGGATACTTGATAAATTTAAAATTCCTTACAAGATCATAGAATACGAAGTTGATGAGAGCGATCTTTCAGCCGTTCACGTAGCAAACGTAGCCGCACAACCGATAGAAAAAATTTATAAAACCATAGTTTGTGTTTGCGAGCCAAAAAACTATATCATAGCTTGTATTCAAGGAGACTTGGAGTTAAATTTAAAATCCCTAGCCCAAGCTGCCGGAGTTAAGAGGTGTGAGCTTGTAAATTTAAGAGACTTAGAAAAGATCACAGGATATATCAGAGGCGGTTGTTCGCCAATAGGAATGAAAAAACAGTTTGCAACTTTTATAGACGATAGAGCGATAAATTTGCAAGAAATTTATATAAGCGCAGGTGTTAGAGGAAAGCAACTTATGCTAAATCCCCTTGATCTTGCAAAAATTTGCGATGCAAAATTTCAAAGCATCGCAAGATCAGCGCGAGAGTAG